From Triticum aestivum cultivar Chinese Spring chromosome 4A, IWGSC CS RefSeq v2.1, whole genome shotgun sequence, a single genomic window includes:
- the LOC123081676 gene encoding uncharacterized protein: protein MGNCQAADAAAVVIQHPASGRTELAYWSLPAGEVMAANPGHYVAAVITAPHAASSEGPGGAPPVKHLKLLRPDDTLLLGRVYRLVSFEEVLKEFATKRHVKLSRVMVKAKDEVAAPTKPAKPRRRRGSSGGGGADAGVVREESDRSLAKIMRQSVEEEEAAAAPSSGRVPKAGTNDNNGVAASEPGLDDDDDDCDLESLLPPGLALGRRLGRQWRPALQSIAEGRD from the exons ATGGGTAACTGCCAGGCGGCcgacgcggcggcggtggtgatCCAGCACCCGGCCAGCGGCCGCACGGAGCTGGCCTACTGGTCGCTCCCGGCGGGCGAGGTCATGGCCGCCAACCCGGGCCACTacgtcgccgccgtcatcaccgcCCCGCACGCCGCGTCTTCCGAGGGCCCCGGCGGCGCCCCGCCCGTGAAGCACCTCAAGCTGCTCCGCCCCGACGACACGCTCCTGCTCGGCCGCGTCTACCGCCTCGTCAGCTTCGAAG AGGTGCTGAAGGAGTTCGCGACGAAGCGGCACGTCAAGCTCAGCCGCGTCATGGTCAAGGCCAAGGACGAGGTGGCGGCGCCCACGAAGCCGGCCAAGCCCAGGCGCCGGcgtggcagcagcggcggcggcggcgccgacgccGGCGTCGTGCGCGAGGAATCCGACCGGTCGCTCGCAAAG ATCATGCGCCAGTCGGTGGAGGAGGAAGAGGCCGCGGCCGCACCGAGCTCCGGGCGCGTACCGAAGGCAGGAACAAACGACAACAATGGCGTCGCGGCGTCCGAGCCCggcctcgacgacgacgacgacgactgcgACCTGGAGTCGCTGCTGCCGCCCGGGCTGGCGCTCGGcaggcggctcggccggcagtggCGGCCGGCCCTGCAGAGCATCGCGGAAGGGCGAGACTGA